Proteins found in one Campylobacter concisus genomic segment:
- the sstT gene encoding serine/threonine transporter SstT: MNMLKNIARRYADGNLIIQILVGIILGALVGFYTHYEVAPYNKISAKIQTIQNESGLSVDEVIKTHLSQDEAKQLNEAKEKASSADSIAASASVLGDLFKGALKAIAPILVFVLVATSIILRDFGHTKGMQKIITLYLIGTFLAAVVAVIASFLFPVELSLKGLASADMSAPQGITNVLKDLIYKMVENPINALANGNYIGIITWAVGSGIALRNSTAETKKVFKDISDGVTHIVKFIIRLAPFGIFGMVAISIHETGFEVLAGYLKLILVLVGAMLVVAFIIYPAMVFVLTRKNPYPLVMICLKESAISAFFTRSSAANIPVNMALCKKLGLKEELYSISIPLGATINMGGAAVTISILALTAVNSIPSITVTFGDALLLCFISALGACGASGVAGGSLLLVPLACGLFGIGNDIAMQFVTVGFTIGVIQDSVETALNSSSDVLFTAVASETSN; this comes from the coding sequence ATGAATATGCTTAAAAACATAGCAAGAAGATACGCCGATGGAAATTTGATAATTCAAATTTTAGTTGGTATCATCCTAGGTGCCCTAGTTGGCTTTTACACACACTACGAAGTAGCTCCTTATAACAAGATCTCAGCTAAAATTCAAACTATTCAAAACGAAAGTGGTTTGAGCGTAGATGAAGTTATAAAAACTCACCTTAGTCAAGATGAAGCCAAGCAGCTAAACGAAGCCAAAGAAAAAGCTAGTTCAGCCGATTCTATCGCAGCTTCAGCTTCAGTTTTAGGCGATTTATTCAAAGGCGCTTTAAAAGCTATCGCACCAATTCTTGTCTTTGTTTTAGTGGCAACATCCATCATTTTAAGAGATTTTGGTCATACAAAAGGTATGCAAAAGATCATTACACTCTATCTAATTGGTACATTTTTAGCAGCCGTTGTTGCAGTTATTGCTAGTTTTTTATTTCCAGTGGAGCTTTCTTTAAAAGGTCTTGCAAGTGCTGATATGTCAGCGCCTCAGGGAATTACTAATGTTTTAAAAGATCTCATTTATAAAATGGTTGAAAACCCGATAAATGCTTTAGCAAATGGTAACTATATAGGTATAATCACTTGGGCGGTTGGTAGTGGTATCGCACTTAGAAACTCCACAGCTGAGACCAAAAAAGTATTTAAAGACATAAGCGATGGTGTGACTCATATCGTTAAATTTATCATTAGACTAGCTCCATTTGGCATCTTTGGTATGGTAGCTATTAGCATTCATGAAACTGGATTTGAAGTACTTGCAGGATATCTAAAACTGATTTTAGTTCTTGTTGGAGCAATGCTTGTTGTCGCATTTATCATCTATCCAGCCATGGTTTTTGTATTAACTAGAAAAAATCCTTATCCACTTGTCATGATCTGCCTAAAAGAGAGCGCTATTTCAGCATTTTTTACAAGAAGCTCGGCCGCAAATATCCCTGTAAATATGGCACTTTGCAAAAAGCTTGGTCTAAAAGAGGAGCTTTACTCGATCTCGATCCCACTAGGTGCCACCATAAACATGGGCGGTGCAGCAGTTACCATCAGCATCCTAGCGCTTACTGCGGTAAATTCTATCCCATCTATCACAGTTACATTTGGCGATGCGCTACTTCTTTGCTTCATCTCAGCTCTTGGTGCGTGCGGCGCATCTGGTGTGGCTGGCGGCTCACTTCTTTTAGTGCCATTAGCGTGCGGACTTTTTGGTATCGGCAACGACATCGCCATGCAGTTTGTCACAGTTGGCTTTACAATAGGCGTCATCCAAGACTCAGTTGAAACTGCGTTAAATAGCTCATCAGACGTGCTTTTTACAGCCGTGGCATCAGAGACTTCAAACTAA
- a CDS encoding apolipoprotein N-acyltransferase — protein sequence MLKNQRFAWISLFVRFLNGHFSTKIIIKAFVGAFLLSNFIFLSLFENLLLNFISPFLTLTGIYIIINLSRAGFFAAGFFTGILWFYWISFSFIYYELVWLIPFVILFVAFVYGFMFWIASFPSFVALRAILLFLASYVHPFGFNWFNLEATLVVGAFEPSTRGLIFIFLAAISLSLKGKILKFILAFICLIAALQFKSSEAKTLPFDVELINTDVAQRVRWDKNLRMKFTNDNLDLINNAIAEQKRLIVLPESAFPLFMTNEPLLVDELKELSKKITIVAGALAYENKQIYNSAFLFQDGNLRRMDKKFLVPFGEEIPLPKFMQDTVNKLFFGGASDFKKAENFSDYEVDGVKIRNAICYEATREELYKGEFDVVVAITNNGWFVPSSEPVLQRLLIKHLATKYNKTVYHSVNGSKSEIIKPKKVFWDEF from the coding sequence ATGTTAAAAAATCAGCGTTTTGCATGGATTTCCTTATTTGTAAGATTTTTAAATGGGCATTTTAGCACTAAAATTATAATAAAAGCCTTTGTCGGTGCTTTTTTGCTTTCCAACTTTATTTTTTTAAGCCTCTTCGAGAATTTGCTCTTAAATTTCATCTCACCGTTTCTAACTTTGACTGGAATTTACATCATCATAAATTTAAGCAGAGCTGGTTTTTTCGCAGCTGGATTTTTCACAGGAATTTTGTGGTTTTATTGGATCAGCTTTAGTTTTATCTACTATGAGCTCGTTTGGCTTATACCGTTTGTCATTCTCTTTGTAGCATTTGTTTACGGATTTATGTTTTGGATAGCCTCTTTCCCAAGTTTTGTAGCACTTAGAGCCATTTTGCTATTTTTAGCAAGCTACGTTCATCCATTCGGCTTTAACTGGTTTAATCTCGAGGCCACACTTGTTGTAGGAGCTTTTGAGCCAAGCACAAGAGGGCTTATATTTATATTTCTTGCAGCTATTTCTTTGAGTTTAAAAGGCAAAATTTTAAAATTTATCCTAGCTTTTATCTGCCTCATCGCCGCTTTGCAGTTTAAAAGTAGCGAGGCGAAAACTCTACCATTTGACGTGGAGCTAATAAACACCGATGTCGCTCAAAGGGTGCGCTGGGATAAAAACTTACGCATGAAATTTACAAATGACAATTTAGACTTAATAAATAACGCCATAGCCGAGCAAAAACGCCTTATCGTACTACCAGAGAGCGCATTTCCACTATTTATGACAAATGAGCCACTGCTTGTCGATGAGCTAAAAGAGCTTTCAAAAAAGATAACCATCGTAGCTGGCGCGCTTGCCTATGAAAATAAGCAAATTTATAACTCTGCATTTTTGTTTCAAGATGGCAATCTTAGGCGAATGGATAAGAAATTTTTAGTGCCATTTGGCGAAGAAATTCCTTTGCCAAAATTTATGCAAGATACAGTAAATAAGCTATTTTTTGGCGGAGCTAGTGACTTTAAAAAGGCTGAAAATTTTAGCGACTACGAGGTAGATGGAGTAAAAATTAGAAACGCTATCTGCTATGAAGCGACAAGAGAGGAGCTTTACAAGGGCGAATTTGACGTGGTTGTAGCTATCACAAACAATGGCTGGTTTGTGCCAAGCAGCGAGCCTGTGCTTCAAAGGCTGCTTATAAAACACCTTGCCACGAAATACAATAAAACGGTCTATCACAGCGTAAATGGCTCAAAAAGTGAGATCATAAAACCTAAAAAAGTATTTTGGGATGAGTTTTAA
- the secD gene encoding protein translocase subunit SecD — translation MRNARVTYRLIILILALIFGFGFSVPSFFQTQNGAKISLGLDLQGGLHMLLGVETSEAIHSKIKSIAGSINYYAKKEDVLIDKFKIKEENIDFTLLDGDEAPKVDKALAEIKGLDIKKDGLNYSISLTEQERTDTVEYAISQAVETIRNRLDQFGLAEPTVARQGKDNILVELPGIKTEEDEQRARDLIAKAAHLQLMAVDDKRQDQANTMSEAEAESYGDVIFKDAKNDRVKYVVKNIPVLDGSMLTDAKVAFSQQNNLPIINFTLNSEGARIFGDFTGANVGKRLAIVLDGKVYSAPVINERIGGGSGQISGGFTLDEAHDVAIALRSGALLAPVKMLEKRSVGPSLGQESINQSMVALAAGSILVVLFMLVYYGISGIFANIALVADVVILVAVMALFGATLTLPGMAGIVLTIGMAVDANVIINERIRELLREGVAIRTAVQKGYEHAMSAIIDSNLTTIITVAVLYAYGTGPVKGFAVTMAIGIMASMLTAILGTHGMFDAAMDKIEKSGNTRLWFGYKRS, via the coding sequence ATGCGTAACGCAAGAGTCACATATAGGCTAATTATCTTAATATTAGCCTTGATCTTTGGTTTTGGCTTTTCGGTGCCATCTTTTTTTCAGACTCAAAATGGGGCTAAAATTTCACTTGGCCTTGATCTTCAAGGCGGCCTTCATATGCTGCTTGGTGTTGAAACGAGCGAAGCTATTCACTCAAAAATAAAATCAATAGCTGGAAGTATAAATTATTATGCTAAAAAAGAAGATGTGTTAATTGATAAATTTAAGATTAAAGAAGAGAACATTGACTTTACTCTCCTTGATGGCGACGAAGCTCCAAAAGTAGATAAAGCACTAGCTGAGATAAAGGGGCTTGATATCAAAAAAGATGGTTTAAATTACAGCATATCTTTAACAGAGCAAGAAAGAACGGATACGGTCGAATATGCGATCTCGCAAGCTGTTGAAACTATTAGAAATAGACTCGATCAGTTTGGTCTAGCTGAGCCAACTGTTGCCAGACAAGGCAAAGACAATATCCTAGTTGAGCTTCCTGGTATAAAGACTGAAGAGGATGAGCAAAGAGCAAGAGATCTTATCGCAAAGGCTGCTCACTTGCAGCTTATGGCAGTTGATGATAAAAGGCAAGATCAGGCCAATACAATGAGTGAGGCTGAAGCTGAGAGCTACGGCGACGTGATCTTTAAGGATGCTAAAAATGACCGCGTGAAATATGTCGTTAAAAATATCCCAGTGCTTGACGGCTCAATGCTAACTGACGCAAAGGTTGCATTTTCTCAGCAAAACAACCTACCGATCATAAATTTCACTCTTAACTCAGAAGGCGCTAGAATTTTTGGTGATTTTACTGGTGCAAATGTTGGCAAAAGGCTTGCTATTGTGCTTGATGGGAAGGTTTATTCAGCTCCAGTTATAAATGAAAGAATAGGTGGCGGTAGTGGTCAGATCAGCGGTGGCTTTACTCTTGATGAGGCTCACGACGTAGCGATCGCGCTTAGAAGCGGTGCACTTTTAGCCCCTGTTAAGATGCTGGAAAAAAGAAGCGTTGGCCCATCTTTGGGACAAGAGAGCATCAACCAAAGTATGGTAGCACTTGCTGCTGGATCTATCTTAGTCGTGTTATTTATGCTAGTTTATTATGGAATTTCTGGAATTTTTGCAAATATTGCACTAGTTGCAGACGTCGTTATATTAGTTGCTGTCATGGCACTTTTTGGGGCGACGCTTACTTTGCCAGGTATGGCTGGTATCGTGCTAACGATCGGTATGGCTGTTGATGCAAACGTCATCATAAATGAACGTATTCGCGAGCTTTTGCGTGAAGGTGTGGCGATAAGGACAGCTGTGCAAAAGGGTTATGAGCACGCCATGAGCGCGATTATTGATTCAAATTTAACTACTATCATTACAGTTGCAGTGCTTTACGCTTATGGCACTGGTCCGGTTAAAGGCTTTGCAGTAACAATGGCAATAGGTATCATGGCTTCGATGCTAACAGCTATACTT
- the yajC gene encoding preprotein translocase subunit YajC gives MQNADFLTSLLPLVVLFAIFYFLVIRPQQKQQKAHAAMLAALDKGDKIITNGGLICEVIKAENDFIKVKLNDDVIVRIAREFVAKKIEDK, from the coding sequence ATGCAAAACGCTGATTTTTTAACATCATTACTACCTCTTGTTGTGCTTTTCGCCATATTTTACTTTTTGGTTATTAGACCTCAACAAAAACAACAAAAAGCCCATGCAGCAATGCTCGCAGCTCTTGATAAAGGTGATAAGATAATAACTAATGGCGGACTTATCTGCGAAGTGATTAAAGCCGAAAATGATTTTATCAAAGTTAAACTTAACGATGATGTAATCGTTCGCATAGCACGCGAGTTTGTAGCTAAAAAGATCGAAGATAAATAA
- the metK gene encoding methionine adenosyltransferase: MYLFTSEVVSPGHPDKCADIIADSIVDTILTQDPNGRVASEVFVAGKNIVIGGEINSKVKLSYKDYEKIVKDALAHIGYDGKSNFTKEQCLHPDDIEVKVCINQQSPDINQGVDQSSGEIGAGDQGIMFGFASCEAKEFMPAAITYARMLCDKVYKFAKANPDKLGVDIKTQVTIDYGSKDNFENCKPQSIHTIVVSAPCVESMKIEELRALIQNLIDETGLPKELYNKEKTIIYINPTGRYVNHSSLHDSGLTGRKLIVDSFGGYSPIGGGAQSSKDYTKVDRSGLYAARWIAKNIVAAGLAKKCIVQISYAIGVAKPTSVSVDTMGTHANGINDDMLSNFVSEHFALTPRWITNKFGLDKPSKDTFLYAKVAAKGQVGNAKYPWEKLDAVDTFKALLKK, encoded by the coding sequence ATGTATCTATTTACCTCTGAAGTTGTAAGTCCGGGCCATCCAGATAAATGTGCTGATATCATCGCTGATAGCATAGTGGATACTATTTTAACGCAAGATCCAAATGGACGCGTCGCTAGCGAAGTTTTTGTGGCTGGAAAAAATATAGTAATAGGCGGAGAGATAAACTCAAAAGTAAAACTCTCTTATAAAGACTATGAAAAGATCGTAAAAGATGCTCTTGCGCATATCGGATATGATGGAAAGAGTAATTTTACAAAAGAGCAGTGTTTGCACCCAGATGATATCGAGGTTAAAGTTTGCATAAATCAACAAAGCCCAGATATAAATCAAGGTGTTGATCAAAGTAGCGGTGAGATCGGAGCGGGCGATCAAGGCATTATGTTTGGTTTTGCAAGCTGCGAAGCGAAAGAATTTATGCCAGCAGCTATAACTTACGCAAGAATGCTTTGCGATAAAGTATATAAATTTGCCAAAGCAAACCCTGATAAGCTTGGCGTTGATATTAAAACGCAAGTTACGATTGATTACGGTAGCAAAGACAACTTTGAAAACTGCAAACCTCAAAGCATCCACACTATCGTTGTCTCTGCTCCTTGCGTGGAGAGCATGAAGATAGAAGAGCTTCGCGCACTAATTCAAAATTTAATAGACGAAACTGGTCTTCCAAAAGAGCTATATAATAAAGAAAAAACGATCATTTACATAAACCCAACAGGCAGATATGTAAACCATAGCTCACTTCATGATAGCGGTCTAACAGGTAGAAAACTAATCGTTGATAGTTTTGGTGGATATAGCCCAATAGGCGGCGGTGCTCAGTCAAGCAAAGACTATACAAAGGTTGATCGCAGCGGACTTTACGCAGCTCGCTGGATAGCTAAAAATATCGTTGCAGCAGGCCTTGCTAAAAAATGTATCGTCCAGATAAGCTACGCGATCGGTGTTGCAAAGCCAACTTCAGTTAGTGTTGATACCATGGGAACTCATGCAAATGGCATAAATGACGATATGCTTTCAAATTTTGTAAGCGAGCATTTCGCTCTAACGCCTCGCTGGATAACAAATAAATTTGGTCTTGATAAGCCAAGTAAAGATACGTTTTTATATGCAAAAGTAGCTGCAAAAGGTCAAGTAGGAAATGCAAAATACCCTTGGGAAAAGCTTGATGCGGTTGATACCTTCAAAGCTTTACTGAAAAAATAA